The sequence CAAGTTTAATTGTCTTAATCCTAAATTTCTATGATTTAAATTTTTAAATTCCTCAATTGACCACTCATTATTGACTTTTCCATTTTTTATAAAAATAACTCTATCAACCACATCATTTAAAAAGAATAGTTTATGCTCAGCAATAATTACCGTCTTTCCTTGTTCTTTCCATTTTTTAATAATATTTTCAAAATCCCAGCTTGACCTGAAATCCAAGTTAGAAGAAGGCTCATCCAAAACAAAAATATCCGGACAAACTGCAGATACTGATGCACATGCAATTTTTTGCTTTTCACCTCCAGATAATTTAAAAATATTTTTATCAATCAAATTTTTAATGTTAAATTCATCCACTACACTATTGAATCTCTTTTTAATCTCATCAACATCCATTGCTAGATTTTCACATCCAAAAACAATTTCTGAAGTTGTATCAACATTAAAAAATTGGGTTTTGGGGTTTTGAAAAACAGACCCTACATGTTTTGAAATTTCATATATCGGCATTTCACTAATTAGACCATTTTTTAAATAGACATTTCCTTCACGCTCCCCATTAAAGAAATTAGGAATTAATCCATTTAAAAAGCGTGTAATCGTTGTTTTTCCGCATCCGGACTCACCACAGAGCAGAATAACTTCTCCTTTTTTAATGTTTAAATTAATATCAGTTAAATTTTGGGCAGTACCATTGTTTTCATAGGTAAATGAAACATCTTCCATTTTAAGCAATTAGAACACCTCTTAAAAAGTTATATACATAAATTCCAAAGCCAATAAATGTGATTGCTAAAAGGGCGTAATCAAATTTAGTCCAATTCGCTTCAATCAAATGAGTCCTAGGTTCAGGATTACTTAGACCCCTCGTAAGGGAAGCTGCTGACAGTTCATCTGCAGTTTTAACTGCACTGATTAAAATTGGAATCATGTAAAATTCAATCAGCTTTAATGGGTTTTTAAAGGATTTAAGATTAAATCCAAATCCTCTCATTTTCATTGCATTGGTTATAGATTTGATTTCTTCTAAAACTGATGGGATATATCTAAAAACAACTGAAATTGGAATAATTATATGACGTGGAATATTACTTTTTTCCATTGATGCAATAAATTCGCTTACTTTTGTAGTTGAAATAGTATAATATCCCATCATAAGAATTGGCAACATTCTGGTGGCAGTATAACTAAAAGTAATTAATACAATTGCTATAAATCCAGTTGAAGTAGGGAGAACAGAAATCTGAATATATTTTGCCAATGCATAAACTACAACATATATTAATGCAGATTTTCTATGATTTGAAAAGAACAAACAAACAGAGGGAATTAAAACTAAAACGCCACTGGCATATAATGATATATCATTAAAAACCATAAAACTTAAAATAGCTAGTATAATAATTTTACTTCGAGGATCTAAATTAAAATTTAGTTCTAATCCCATCAACATCACCTTAAGCTATACCCGCCTTAATAAAATGTTTTTTCAAAACTATTTTACCAATATATGCACTAATTAAACCAACAATGAAAGTTAAGATAACTAAAACTATTAAAAAATTGGTTTGCAAATATGGTGCAATAACATTAACATAGTCATTTCCCATTGATGTACGCATAGCAGACATAAATACATCCCTTAAAATGAAGAATGGTAACATATTACCCATTATACCCAATATGAAAACTGCATAACTGATAATTGAATTTTTGATTGAAGAATAATTTCCCATTTTTAATATAACATCTGCAATTAATGCACATACAGTAAATGTTACAATAGGCACCCATGTATGTCCGCTTAAAAACATCACAATACCCATAATCAAACCTAACAGAGTAACCATTCCAAATTTAGAAACTCTTGTTAAAAACAGCATATATGGAATTCCACAAATTAATGCGGATAAAACCGGAAGTGCCAACATCACCATAGGAATATAACCTAACATTCCGAAAACAAATATTAAAACAATAAGTATCACCGAGAATATACCTACAGTGATTAAATCTTTAACGTTTAATCTTTCACTCATATAAATTTCCTCCTAATCTTTAAATTTAATGAAATGGCAATTAAATTTGCCATTCCCCACTTAAATTTTGTAAATCAACCATTTTCTTAAACAGATTGTTTTGAGCTAATAACTCATCCGGTGAACCTTGCTCAACGATTCTACCATCATCAAGAACAATAATATTATCTGCATTTGCAATTGTACGCATCCTATGAGCTATGATAATTACAGTTTTGTTTTTAATTAGCTCAGATAATGCTTTTTGGATTTTGGATTCGTTTTCAACATCCAAAAATGAAGTTGCCTCATCTAAAAGAATAACATTTGCGTCTTTAAGCATTGCTCTTGCAATCGATATTCTTTGCCTTTGACCACCAGACAACAGCTCCCCATTTTCACCTATTATGGTATCATATCCATCAGGGAGTTTTTGTACAAATTCATCACATTCGGCAAGTTTTGCAGCTTCAATAACTTCTTCATCTGTTGCATCTTTTCGACCGACACGGATATTTTCCAAAATTGAATTATTGAACAATATGACATCCTGAAAAACGATTGAAAAGTTTTCCAAAAGTTTTTCCGAATCCAGTTTTGATAAATCCTGGCCACCCAAAGTTACTCTCCCAGAAACAGGATCCCAGAATCTTGCTGCCAGTTTTGAGACTGTGGATTTTCCTCCACCTGACGGGCCAACAAGTGCTGTAACTTCACCCTGTTTAGCTGTGAAATTAATGTCATTTAAAACATTTTTTAACTCATCATAATTGAAATCGACATCATCAAATTCAATATCATACCCGTTTAAAGAATAATCAGTCAGTCCATCATCAACCACCAATGATTCAATTTCTTTGGTTCTTTCGATTTTTATATCCATCATCAATATTTCAGATAAAAACATCAATCCGTTTTCAACAGGTGCATAAACTGTAGCAGAAGCAATCAGGAATATTAAAAGTGTGAATAAAGATACCTGTGAACCCATTATTAAATAGGAACCCAAAAGGATTACAGAAACTATTCCTAAATTCAGAACAACTTTACCTGTAATGACCCCTGCAGCAGCCATCAATTCTGCTTTGATTCTTGATTTTTCAATTTTGGATGTTAATCTGTTTATTTTTCCAAAATATTCCTCTTCATAGTTATATGATTTTAAATCCCTGACTGATTCAATGCATTCCTGCATAGTATCACCACAATCAAGCAAATCTTCCATTACAATTTCCCCACCATTATAGATGAGAATTTTTGATACCCATAAAATCGCAAAGGCAACCGGAACAGGCCATAAAAGCGCAATAGCTAATCTCCAGTCAAAGATAAACATACCAATTGCAACAAGACATAACGAAATTATAGAACCAAGCAATTGAGGAATTGCATGTGAAAAAACATGCTCCAAATCTGTACAATCATTCATGATTGTTGCAGTCAAATCAGCCAGATCCCTATTTTCAAAAAAGGACAATGGGAGTTTCCTTAAGTTTTCACCAAGATTAATACGTCTTTTTTCACTTTCTGTATAAGTTGTATTGAATACAAAATGATATTGTTTCCAGGCAAATGCAAAGATAATTCCCAAAACAATCAATATCAATAAAATAAACATGCCAAGGTTTGGCTCAATAATTTCTCCGCCGGTTAACGGTTCTACCCACATATAGATGAGTAATGCATATAGACCCACCGGCAACATGAATGATAT comes from uncultured Methanobrevibacter sp. and encodes:
- a CDS encoding energy-coupling factor ABC transporter ATP-binding protein, which produces MLKMEDVSFTYENNGTAQNLTDINLNIKKGEVILLCGESGCGKTTITRFLNGLIPNFFNGEREGNVYLKNGLISEMPIYEISKHVGSVFQNPKTQFFNVDTTSEIVFGCENLAMDVDEIKKRFNSVVDEFNIKNLIDKNIFKLSGGEKQKIACASVSAVCPDIFVLDEPSSNLDFRSSWDFENIIKKWKEQGKTVIIAEHKLFFLNDVVDRVIFIKNGKVNNEWSIEEFKNLNHRNLGLRQLNLDNLQFKHKEYYSDNHEFLELKNFKFNYGKTQVLDIDDVKVPKNEIIAIIGKNGAGKSTFANCLCGLKKSCKGELICNGKSLKRKDRLKKSYMVMQDVNHQLFTESVLDEVLLSMDEEDVDLAEEILRNLNLIHLKDAHPMALSGGEKQRVAIASAIASKKEILIFDEPTSGLDLKNMIKVSDNLRYLQSLGITSFIITHDFELICEVCSHIIHFDQGKIAGNYKIDESKLKDFFLGGGGN
- a CDS encoding energy-coupling factor transporter transmembrane component T — protein: MGLELNFNLDPRSKIIILAILSFMVFNDISLYASGVLVLIPSVCLFFSNHRKSALIYVVVYALAKYIQISVLPTSTGFIAIVLITFSYTATRMLPILMMGYYTISTTKVSEFIASMEKSNIPRHIIIPISVVFRYIPSVLEEIKSITNAMKMRGFGFNLKSFKNPLKLIEFYMIPILISAVKTADELSAASLTRGLSNPEPRTHLIEANWTKFDYALLAITFIGFGIYVYNFLRGVLIA
- a CDS encoding MptD family putative ECF transporter S component, with product MSERLNVKDLITVGIFSVILIVLIFVFGMLGYIPMVMLALPVLSALICGIPYMLFLTRVSKFGMVTLLGLIMGIVMFLSGHTWVPIVTFTVCALIADVILKMGNYSSIKNSIISYAVFILGIMGNMLPFFILRDVFMSAMRTSMGNDYVNVIAPYLQTNFLIVLVILTFIVGLISAYIGKIVLKKHFIKAGIA
- a CDS encoding ABC transporter ATP-binding protein, which codes for MIFEFFTRRFGLTKQGSDNLIKGIIYTALLNISFMLPVGLYALLIYMWVEPLTGGEIIEPNLGMFILLILIVLGIIFAFAWKQYHFVFNTTYTESEKRRINLGENLRKLPLSFFENRDLADLTATIMNDCTDLEHVFSHAIPQLLGSIISLCLVAIGMFIFDWRLAIALLWPVPVAFAILWVSKILIYNGGEIVMEDLLDCGDTMQECIESVRDLKSYNYEEEYFGKINRLTSKIEKSRIKAELMAAAGVITGKVVLNLGIVSVILLGSYLIMGSQVSLFTLLIFLIASATVYAPVENGLMFLSEILMMDIKIERTKEIESLVVDDGLTDYSLNGYDIEFDDVDFNYDELKNVLNDINFTAKQGEVTALVGPSGGGKSTVSKLAARFWDPVSGRVTLGGQDLSKLDSEKLLENFSIVFQDVILFNNSILENIRVGRKDATDEEVIEAAKLAECDEFVQKLPDGYDTIIGENGELLSGGQRQRISIARAMLKDANVILLDEATSFLDVENESKIQKALSELIKNKTVIIIAHRMRTIANADNIIVLDDGRIVEQGSPDELLAQNNLFKKMVDLQNLSGEWQI